The region CAGCTCGGCCGGCATCGGCGCAGTGGCCCGGCGGCGGCCGGCTCAGCGTGTCAGCCTGCCAGTTTCCGGCGATGGCGCCAGACGCTCGATGCGACGGCAACGAGGATTACGGCGAACGCGATCAGCGCCCAGCCGGGCAGCAGGATGCCGAGGATCGGCGGGTAGACGGTCTCGCACAGGCCGGCGACCTTGAACATGCCGGGGAACCATTGCGCGGGCGGCAGGCTGTCGACGATCGGCTGCAGCGTGTTGAAGCCGCAGCTGAAGCCCGGATTCATCTGGATCGACAGATGCCGCGCGGCGGTGCCGACGCCGCCGGCCGCGGCGATCGCGATCAGCAGTTCGAGCACCCAGATGCCGCGCCAGTTGCGCATCCCGGCCGCGAGGAACGCGAAGATGCCGATCGCCGCGAAGAAGTAGCGCTGGATGATGCACAGCGGGCACGGATCCTCGTTCTTCACGTACTGAAGGTATAGCGCGCCCGCCAGCAGGGCGATGCACACCCAGCCGAGCAGCATCAGCAGGCGGCGTTCACGGCGAAGTGCGAGCGTGGAGTCGTTCATGTCGGCGGGATTCCTGTCGTTGGTCGGTCCGATAAACAATCGCGCGATTTTAGCGCGAACGATCTGGCACGAAACTGACAGCGCCGGTGCGGCAACCCGCCGCACCCGCTAGCGGCCGTGCGGCGGCGCCGTCATTGCGGTGCGATTACCGGATCGTGTTCAGCACCGCTTCGACCGCCTGGCCGATCGCGAGCAGCGCGTCGTCGCGATGCGGCGCGGCCGCGAGCATCAGGCCGACGGGTGCCGCGTCGCGCGGATGGCACGGCAGCGACAGCGCGCACGCGTCGAGGAAGTTGAATGCGCTCGGATTGCGCAGGATCAGCGCATTGGTGCGCGTGAACGTGGCGTCGTCCGCTTCGAGTTCGGCGATGCGCGGCGGCACGACCGGCACCGTCGGTGCGACGAGTGCGTCGAAGCGCGCCCATACCGTGTGCGCCGCTTCTTCCAGCATCGCGCGGCGGGCGGCGAGCAAGTCCAGATAGTCGGCCGCGCTTGCCGGCTCGCCCTTCAGGATGCGCGACAGCACGCGCGGATCGTATCGATCGCGGTGCTGCGCGAGCAGCGGGCGATGCCACGCATACGCCTCGATCGGCGAGAAGCCGAAGCGGTTGATCTCGGGCAACCGGTCGAGGGCCGAAAAGCGCACTTCGGTGACGATCGCACCGGCCGCTTCCAGATGCTTCAGCGATGCGTCGAGCGCGGCGGCGACATCCGCGTCGACGCCGTCGGTCACGTAGTTGGTCAGCACGCCGAGGCGCACGCCCTCGAGCGGCCGCGCGGCCGGCACGTGCGGCTCGAGGCCCGCGAGCATCCGGTCGACGAGCGCGCAGCACGCGACCGTCAAGCCGATCGGGCCGAACGAGTCGAGCGTCGTCGACAGCGGCACGCCGCCTTGCGTCGGGATCCGGCTCGCGGTCGGCTTGAAGCCGGTGAGTCCGCACAGCGCGGCCGGAATCCGGATCGAGCCGCCGGTGTCGGTGCCGAGCGCGACGGCCGCCATCCCGTCGGCGACGGACGCGGCCGCGCCGGACGACGAGCCGCCGGCAATCCGCGCATCGCCCGGCACGTCGCGGCGGTACGGCGAACGCGGCGTGCCGAAGTGCGGATTCAGGCCAAGCCCCGAGAACGCGAACTCGCTCATGTTGGTGCGGCCCACCAGCACCGCGCCCGCCCGCTTGAGGCGCGCGACGGCGACCGCGTCGGCGTGCGCGGGCGGCGCGCCGTCGAGCACGCGTGAACCGGCGCGCGTCACTTGGCCCGCGACGTCGAACAGGTCCTTCACCGACACGGGGATGCCCGCGAGCGGCGACAGCACGGTGCCCGCGGCACGCAGGCGATCGTGCGCGTCGGCGGCCGCGCGCGCGTTGTCGGCGTCGACTTCGGTGAAGACGATCGCACCCTGGCCCGACGGATCGGCGATCCGGTCGAGCGCGACGTCGACGAGCGCACGGCTCGTGGTCCGCCCGGCGGCGAGATCGGCGGCCAGTTGGGCGAGCGGGGGGAAGGGCGTGAAGGTGGTGGTCATGGGCTGCTCAGGGACGAAGACGGTGGACGAGGGTGGCGCGAAACGAATCGATATGGCGTTCGACGGCTGCGCGCGCGCCGGCGGCGTCGCGTGCGGATAGCCGTTCGAACAATTCCCGGTGTTCATGCTGGACGTCGGACAGGTGGTGCGGCTCGGACAGCGTGACGAACCAGAACCGCAGCGAGCGCTCATGCAGTCCGCGCAGGATTTCCGCGAGCACCGGATTGCGCGCGGCTGCGGCGATCGCCTGATGAAATGCGCGGTCGAGCTCCATCATCCCTTCGACGTCGTGCGTGCCGACGCACGCCTGCCCTGCGTCGAGCAGCGCGGCGAGGCGCGCGAGATCGTCGGGCGTCGCATGGCGCGCGGCCAGTTCGACGCAATGGGCTTCGTTGATGCGCCGCACGTCGATCACCGCGACGATGTCGTCGAGCGACAGCGGCTGCACCATGAGTCCCTTGCGCGGCATCACGGACAGCAGTCCTTCGAGCACCAGTCGGTGCACGGCCTGGTGGACCGGCGTGCGGCCGATGCCGGTACGCGCGACCAGCTCGGCCTCGTTAAGGGCGGCGCCCGGCTTCAGGCGCATCGTAATGATGTCGCGCTGGATCAGCGCATAGGCGCGCTCCGCGAGGCTGCGCGCCGATGCGGCAGGCTGGTCGGGCAGTGCGTCGGTCAGTGCGTTCATGCGGGCTGGGGCGCGGCAGGCGGGCTGGAGGCGGTCATCGAGCGGCGTTCGATTTGGACGATACGTGAATATTATTGTGATATATCACGGGTGTCCAGCGCACGGGCGCGAGGTGCGAGGGTCGGCGGGACAGCGGCGACGGCGTCGCATGCGACGACTTGCAACAATTATCGACAGGATGTTGCTGGTTTACCGCGCGATCGTGCACTGACGCATAATGATTCCTCGTCAATCCAATACGCGCGAGCGACGCACCAGACCATCGTCATGAGCGAAACCACGCCTTCCCCGGCCGGTCTGACCGGTTCCTCTTCCCCTTCTTCCGATTTCCCCCGTTCCGATCCGGCGAAAACGCCCGCATCGGCTGTCGCGCAGGCCGCCGCTGCGCACGACGTTGCGGACGATGGCGCATCGCCGGTCACGGCGGCATCCGAGCCCGGCGCCGCCGGCACGACGGGCGCGAGCGCGACGGGCGCCACCGGCGAAGCCGGTGCAGCCACGCCGAAGCCCGGTGCGGCGCCGCCCGGTTTCGGCGCGCAGCCCGATTTCGACACGCCGCGGCCGCCTCCTGCGAGCGCGCAGACTGCGCCGCCGGCTTATCTGAAACAGAGCGACACGCCGTGGTCGGTATTCGGCCGGATCGTCGCCGCGCGTGCGCGCCGGCTGTTCGATCGCGCCGGCCAGCGGATCACGCAGCGCACACTGCGCATCGGCGTGTCGGCGCGGATCTTCCATCCGGAACCCGGCGCGAAGGGGTTGCGCGGCAAGACGCTGCAGTACCTCGAAGAGTCGATCGCGCATTGGGTCATGTCGCGCGACGTGCTCGTGTTCATGATCCCGACGGTCGGCCACCAGGGCATGCTGCATCCGAGCAACATCCGCCTGCGCGATTACGCGAAGCATCTCGACGGCCTGCTGCTCCAAGGCGGCGCCGACGTGTCGCCGCAAACCTACGCGGCGTCGGATGCGCGCCCCGAATGGCCGGGCGACCGCGTGCGCGACATGTACGAGCTCGAGCTGTTTCACGAATTCGTCGAGTCCGGCAAGCCGGTGCTCGGCGTGTGCCGCGGTTGCCAGCTGATCAACGTCGCGTTCGGCGGTTCGCTGTACCAGGACATCGCGACCGACGTGCCGACCGCGAATGCTCACGTAAGCGAGCACTACGACCAGCATCGCCACGCGATCCGCTTCCCCGATTCGTCGACGCTCGCGAGCATGTTCCCCGGGCGCAGCGAAGCGATCGTCAACTCGATCCACCATCAGGCGATCCGCGATCTCGGCCGCGATCTGAACATCGAGGCCGTGTCGGCGGGCGACGGGATCATCGAGGGCATCCGCTACCGGCGCGCTCCGTTCGTCGTCGGCGTGCAGTGGCATCCGGAGTTTCATCGCGCGGGCGGCGCCGAGTTGCTCGACTGCACGCCGCTGCTCGATGCATTCCTGCGCGCGGCACGCGAGACCCGTCTGTAGACTGCATTTGCATCGCATCGAAGCAGGGCGGCCGCATCCCGTTTAATTTGAGATGCGGCCGTTTCGTTTTGAACGATAATCGCGAGTTCCGATTCGTTCGCCGGAGTCTCACGTTGGTCTTCCGAAACTTTTCCCCTGCTCGATGCGCAACGTGGATCGTTGCGATGGCTGCCTGCGCATACGCAGGCGCAACGTGGTCCGCCGATGCGACCGCGCCTGTCGCGGGCACGCGCCCCGCGGTGACGAGCCTGAGCGGCGATGCGTCGCCGGAAGCGGCACCGACATCGGCCGCGAGCGCGACGGATGCCGGTGCGCAAGGCAACGTCGCCGAACTGTCGCAGATGCTGCACGACGGGCGAATCGTCGAGATGCGAACGACCTACAACGGCAGCTACGGCGCGAGCCTCATGTTCGATCCGCGCGAGATGACGTACTACGTCGCGCTGTTTCAGGACAAGCATCTATGGCGCGTGATCAAGTCGCAGGAGAAGACTCGGGCGGAGATGGTCTACGCGAACTTCGTCCAGCAGACGGCGCAGCTTGCGGACGTCGAAATCCGCCGCACCGAACTGCAGGCGCAGAAGACGTTCCTCGAGCGCGTGATCGCGCTGCAGGCGAATCGCGCGCAGCAGTTGCAAGCCGATCTCGGCGTCGCGCGCAGCCAGCAAGCCGAGGTCGCGCAGCGGCAAAAGGCCGCACAGGAGCAGACGCAGGCGCTGCAGGTCGAGAAGCGGGCAGCACAGATGCAGTTGCGTGAACTGCAGGACCAGGTGCGGCAACTCGAGCGGCAGGCCGAAACGGGATTGCCTCAGCACAAGTAACGACAGGACGTCCGACGCAACGACGGACGGACGAAACCCGGCGAAGCGTGCTTCGCCGGGTTTTTTATTGCGCGCGCGTTAGCGGGGGAGTGCGCGGTAGACGTCGGTCAGGCGCCGATGAGACAGTTGCGCGGTCCAGTCGAAGGCGGCGCCGGGCGTTTTGTCCGGTGGCGCGGGAAGGGAGGCATTCAGCGCGTGCGCAATCGCGATCAGCGTGAGCGGATCGTCGAGCGAGGGCTGCGGCGGGAGCGCATGCGAGCGCCGGTGGCGATGATCGTGCGACGGCGCTCGTGATGCGTGCTGCGTGACGGGCGGGCGGGGGGCAAGCCGGGACGCAGAGGCGTCCGAAGCGCGCGCCCGTTTTGCGCGTTTGCCCGCCGGGCCTTGGCGCGATAGTGGCGGCGCCGCCGACACGATGGAGACGGGCGCGGCGTGCGATGCCATTTCGCTGCGCTGCGGCGCGGCCTTCGGCGTCGCGCCCCGTGCAGGCCGAGTGGGGCCGGCCGATGTCGCGACGGGATGCGCTGCGACCTGCTGGGCCGGCGCGTCGACCGGCTTGGCCGCGAGGGCTGCGACGGTACGCACCGTTCCCTTGGATTCATTGCCGTGGCGCGGCGTCGCGCCGGCCGCCTGCATGGACGCTGGCGCGAAGACCGGGAACGGTTCGTGCGCGGCCACGAGCCAGCCGATGATGACGAACGCACCGATGCTCCAGCACGCGGCATGCAGCGCGCGTCGATCGGGCGCCCGGCCCGCTGCGTCGATGGAGCGGCGGCGGATGTCGGGCGCGACCGCCGGTGCGCCGGCCAACGACGGCGGCGCGACGGGCTGCGGTTGCCAGCGACACGACCGGTGCGGTGCATCGACGTCGATGCATGACGTCGTCAGCGTCGCAAGCGCGCGCGTACCGGACGCGCCGCGGAACGTCCACTCGCGGCCGAACGGCGGCACGCCGTCGAGCGGGGCGGCGCGAGGGCGGGCGAGCGCGCCTTCGACGGGAACAAGCGGCGATGAAGTCATGAGAAGGTGCGCGGTGCGGCACGGGCAATCGTGCGGCTGCAGCGCAGTAGCGTTGCGATTCGTGACATTGTGGTCACGCGAGCGCGATCGGTCGATCGGATTAGTCCGATTTTGGCGCCCGGTTCGAGCTCATTCGTACGAGCGGAAACCGGGCGCGCGGACCGGCGGCCGCGCCCAGGGACGCTCCAAGGCAATCGTCGGTTTCGCGTGGCATCATTTGCAAATCTTGCCGGCGCGCACGTCGTTGCGCGATGCGCCGCCGGCTCACAGCGATGCCTGTGTGCGCCGCCGCGGCGCGGCACGCATCGTCGGTCCCACACGGCGCGGCGTTCGCGCCATCCGAGCCGAGAGAACGACATGTCTACAGCAACGCAAGCTGTCGCGCAGGAATCAAAAGTTCGCACCGTGTTCCGCGTCGTCAGCGGCAACTTTCTCGAAATGTACGACTTCATGGTCTACGGGTACTACGCGTCGGCCATCGCGAAAACGTACTTTCCCAGCGGCAACGCGTTCGCGTCGCTGATGCTGTCGCTGTCGGTGTTCGGCGCGGGCTTCCTGATGCGCCCGGTCGGCGCGATCGTGCTCGGCGCGTACATCGATCATCATGGCCGTCGCAAGGGGCTGATCCTGACGCTGGGGTTGATGGCGCTCGGCACGCTTGCGGTGGCCGCGATTCCGGGCTACGCGACGATCGGCGTGCTCGCGCCGGTGCTCGTGCTGCTCGGCCGGCTGCTGCAGGGCTTTTCGGCGGGCGTCGAACTCGGCGGCGTGTCGGTCTATCTGTCCGAGATCGCGACGAAGGGCAACAAGGGTTTCTACACGTCGTGGCAATCGGGCAGCCAGCAGGTCGCGGTCGTGTTTGCCGCATTTGTCGGCGTGCTGCTCAACCGTATGCTGCCGGCCGACGAGATGACCGCGTGGGGGTGGCGCATTCCGTTCCTGATCGGCTGTCTGATCGTGCCGTTCCTGTTCCTGATCCGTCGTTCGCTGAAGGAAACCGATGAATTCCTCGCGAAGCGCCACCGTCCGACGATGGGCGAGATCATGCGCTCGATGCTCGCGAACTGGGGTGTCGTGATCGCCGGGATGGGGATGGTGATCATGACGACGGTGTCGTTCTACATGATCACCGCATACACGCCGACGTTCGGCAAGGAAGTGCTGCACCTGTCGTCGCTCGACGCGCTGATCGTGACCGTTTGCGTCGGTCTGTCCAACCTCGTGTGGCTGCCACTGTCCGGTGCGTTGTCGGACCGAGTCGGCCGCCGCCCCGTGCTGATCGCGTTCACGGTGCTCACGTTGCTGTCGGCCTATCCGGCCGTGCTATGGCTCGTTGCGCAGCCGTCGTTCGTGAGGCTGCTCGCGGTCGAGCTTTGGCTGTCGTTCCTGTACGGGTCGTACAACGGCGCGATGGTCGTTGCGCTGACCGAAGTGATGCCGGCCGACGTGCGCACCGCCGGCTTTTCGCTCGCGTACAGCCTCGCGACGACGATCGGCGGTTTCACGCCCGCGATCTCGACGCTGCTGATCCACCAGACGGGCAACAAGGCGGCGCCGGGCCTCTGGCTGAGCGTCGCTGCGATCTGCGGGCTGATCGCGACGCTCGTGCTGTACCGGACCCCCGGCGCGCGCAACCAGTACAAGTCGGCGTGATGGCGTCCGTGTTGCATCGCATCGGATAAACAAGGGGCGCGCGGCGCGCTCCCTTTTTGCCGACGCTCAGGCGTCGTGCAGCGCGGCGGCCACCTTCGCCGTCACGTCGAGCCAGTGCCCCGGTGCGGGCTGGCGCACGAGCGTCGCCGCCGGATACCACGGGCAGTCGTCGCCCGTGAACCAGCGCCAGTCCGCTGCGAACGGCAGCATGATCCACAGCGGCTTGCCGAGCGCGCCCGCGAGGTGCGCGACGGCCGTATCGATCGTGACGACGCCGTCGAGCCGCTCGATGAGCGCGGCCGTATCGGCGAAGTCGTTCAGCCGGCCATCGAGCCGATGCACGCGCGGGTGCGCGTCGATGCGCGCGCGTTCGTCGTCGTCGAGCGCCGGCTGCAGCACGAGCCAGTCGATGTCGGGCAGCGCGAACAGCGGCGCGAGCGCATCGAACGGCATCGAGCGGTCCTCCTGAGCCTGTCGGCGCCCGGACCACGCCAGGCCGAACTTGCGTTTCGACTGACCGCCGAGCGACCCGCGAAAGCGCCGGCGGGCACTGTCCGGCGCATCGAGATAGCGCGCGTCCGCGACGATGTCGTCCGGCTGCAGGCCGAGCAGGAACGGCAGGCTCATCAGCGTGCATGCGACGTCCGCCGGCGGCTTTGCGGCGCCCTGCGCGATGAGCGTCACGCGCCAGCGTGCCGCAACCGGTGCGAGAAGCGTGACGAGTTCCGGCTGCACCTCGAGCACGACACGCGCGCAGCGTGCGCGAGCGAGCGGTACGAAGCGGACGAACTGCAGCGTATCGCCGAAGCCTTGTTCCGCGCGGATCAGCAGCGTGCGCGCCGCAATCGGTTCGCCCTGCCAGCGCGGCAGCGTGCCGAGCGGCGTTGCGCCCGGCGTGTCGTGGCGGGCTTCATAGGCGGGCAGGCCGCGCGTGAAGTCGCGCAGCGTGAGCAGCGTGACGGCGCGGTGCAGTTGCGCGAGCTTCAGGTCCGGCGCGACGCGGAGCGCCTGGTCGAACGCACGCAGCGCCATCTCGTGCGCGCCAAGCGCATGATGCGCGTTGCCGAGGTTCAGCCACGCGAGGGCGAACGACGGATCGAGCCCGACCGCGCGTTCGTAGTAGGGCAGTGCTTCGCGGTGGCGTGCCTGCGCGCACAGCGCGTTCGCGAGCCCGAACAGCGCGAGCGGAAACGGCGGGTGCAGCGCGAGCGCCGCTTCGAACGCGGCGGCGGCTTGCGCATGACGGCCGAGCGCTTCCAGCGTGTTCCCGAGATTGAAATGCGCGGCGACGAAGCGCGGCTGCGCGTCGATCGCGGCCTGGAAGTGCGCGATTGCGTCGTCCGCGCGGCCCATCGCGTTTAGCGCCATCGCCAGATTGTTGTGCGCGCCCGCATGGCCGGGGCGCAGCTCCAGTGCGCGGCGGAACGCGGCCAGTGCGTCGTCGTGGCGGCCGAGCGCGTTCAGCGCGTTGCCGAGGTTGTTGTGGATCGATGCATCGTCGGGCGTGAGCCGGAGCGCGCGGGCGAATGCATCTACCGCATCCTCGTGGCGCTGCAGCGCCGCATACGCGTTGCCGAGGTTGTAGTGCGCGAGCGGAAATTCGGGCGCGAGCGACAGCGCATTGCGAAAGCGGTCGATCGCGTCGTCGAGCCGGCCGAGCGCCTTCAGCGCGTTGCCGAGATTGAGCTGAAGCGCGGCATCGTCCGGGCGCAACTCGACCGCGCGCCCGACGAGATCTGCCGCCTCGGCATGCTGGCCCTGCTGATGGCGCAGCACGCCGAACAGATGCAGCGCGTCGGCGTCGGCGGGATTGGTGGCGATTGCGGCGCGATAGCCGTGCTCGGCCTCGGCGAGGCGGCCCGCGCGGTGCGCGGCATACGCTCGGTCGAATGCGGAATCCATGACGCGAAAACTGACGGAAAGCGCGTATTTTCCCACATTGCGCACCCGCGCCGAGGATCGGCCGCCCGGCATATGGCCCCGTCACGCGGAGCGGCGTAGACTGGCGGCATCGCGTGTCATCGAGGTGCTCATGGCTGACACATTGCTCGATATCCCGCCCGTGCTGATCGTCGGCGCCGGTCCGACCGGTCTTGCTGCCGCGATGAGTCTCGCGCGGGCCCGCGTGCCGGTGCGCATCGTCGACCGGCTCGCCACGCCGGCGCCGTATTCACGCGCGATCGGCATCCAGGCGCGCACGCTCGAACTGCTCGAACAGCATCGCGCGGTCGAACCGTTTCTCGAACTCGGCCATCGCGTGCACGAGGCCGCGCTGCATTCCGACGGCCGCGTGATCGCGCGGCTCGATTTCGATCCGTTGCAAACGCGTTATCCCTACCTGCTGTTGCTCGATCAGAGCGTCACCGAGCGATTGCTGACCGAACATCTGGCCGGCCTCGGCGTGACGATCGAGCGCGGTGTCACGCTGGTCGCGTGCGACGCCGGCGGCCCGTCGCTCGACGTGACGCTGCGCGGTGCCGACGGCCGCGACGAACGCTGCGCGCCGTCGTACCTGGTCGCGGCCGACGGCGCACACAGTACGGTGCGGCATCTGCTCGGCGTGGGCTTCGCGGGCCGCGCGTTGGAACAAACGTTTCTGCTTGCCGATTTCGAGGCCTTGCCGCCCTGGCCCGACGAGGAAATCCATCTGTTTACGACACCCGACGGCATCGCCGGGCTGTTCCCGATGGGGAGCGGACGCTACCGGCTCGTTGCTGACCGGCCGCCCGGCGGCGCACCGGCACCCGATGCACCGCCGCCATCGCTCGACGAATGCGACGCGCTGGTGCGCGCCCGCATGGGCGCATCGATTGCGCCGAGCGATCTCGCGTGGTCGTCGTATTTCCATCTGAACAGCCGGATGGTCGACCGGCTGCGCTACGGGCGCGTGTTTTTCGCCGGCGACGCCGCGCATATCCACAGTCCGGCCGGCGCGCAGGGCATGAACACGGGAATCCAGGAGGCGCTCAATCTCGGCTGGAAGCTCGCGCGCGTGCTCGGTGCGGGAACGTCCGAGCGGCTGCTCGACACGTATCATGCCGAGCGCCACCCGATCGAGCGCGACGTGTTGCGGCAGACGAGTGTCGTCACGCAGCTCGTCGAAGCGGACCACGGCGCGGTCAAGCTGCTGCGCGATCACGTGGTGCCGCTGCTGTCGTCGCTCGGCCCGGTGCGCGACGCGGTGCGGCGCACGTTCAGCGAGCTCGGCGTGCAGTACCGGAAAAGCCCGCTCACGCTCGAGCGCGTGCTTGACGGTGGCCCGCGCGCCGGCGAGCGCGCGCCCGACGCGCTGGTACGCGTCGTCGACGGGCCGCTCGGCCCGGCGCCGGGAACCGCAAGGCTATACGATCTGCACGACCCGGCGAGCTTCACGCTGCTGTTGCTGGAGGAGCCGGCGGGCGCCGATGGCGGCGACGCCGCTGACGTGCCGCCGGTGTACGTGCCGCCGATGTCCGCGGATGCTCAGGCGCTCGTGCAAGGCGTGGAGCGGATCATGCCGGGCGCCGTGCGGACATGGCGCGTCTGCGATGCCGAAGGCAACGGCGCGGAAGGTTTGGCGCACGCGTATGGCCGCTCGAGACCATCGTTCTACCTGCTGCGGCCGGACGGCTACATCGCGGCGCGCGGCCGCACCGCCACAGACGCGAACGCGCTGCTGCGCCATTGCGAAAACTGGTTCGCGGGCATGCCGCTGCCCGCGTAGCGAGCCTTCAGGCCGGGGCCGCGGCCGGCACGAGCGACGCCCGATGCGCGGCGATCGCGTCGCGCAAGATCGGCGTCGCGCGTTGTCCGGCTTCGCTCGACGGATCGTCGAGCGCGGCGAGAAGCGCGCGGCGCATCCGCGGCTCCCAGAAGCGGCGGATATGCTCGGCGATCCCGGTCAGCGCTTCGTCGCGATCGGGCATCGATTCGAAGAAAGCGCCGATCTGGTTCGCCATGTCGATCAGGTGTCCGTGGTCCATTGCTTCCTCACTTGCCCGTGGTCACGGCGGCCGGCGCGGCGGCGCGACGCTCGAGCAGGTCGAGTTGCTCCGAGTTGAAGCGCGCATACGCACGTTGCCAGTCGGACGGCTGCGCAACCGGCAGCACCTGCACGGCCGTGACCTTGTATTCGGGGCAATTGGTCGCCCAGTCGGAACTGTCCGTCGTGATCACGTTCGCGCCCGATTCCGGGAAATGGAACGTCGTGTACACGACACCGGGCTGCATGCGGTCGGACACGAGCGCGCGCAACACCGTCTGGCCGGCCCGCGATTCGATGCCAACCCAGTCGCCGGTGCGGATCCCGCGATCCTCGGCGTCGTGCGGATGGATCTCGAGGCGGTCCTCTTCGTGCCACTGCACGTTTTCGGTCCGGCGTGTCTGCGCGCCGACGTTGTATTGCGACAGGATGCGGCCCGTGGTCAGGATCAGCGGATAGCGCTGCGTGACCTTCTCGGGCGTCGGGATGAATTGCGTGATCACGAACCGGCCTTTGCCGCGCACGAACGCGTCGATGTGCATCGTCGGCGTGCCGTCCGGCGCCTGCGCGTTGCACGGCCACTGGATGCTGCCGAGCGCGTCCAGCTTCTCGTACGATACGCCCGCAAAGGTCGGCGTGAGCCGCGCGATCTCGTCCATGATTTCGGACGGATGCGAGTAGTGCATGTCGTAGCCGAGCGCCTGCGACAGCAGCAGCGTCACTTCCCAGTCCGCGTAGCCCGCGACCGGTGGCATTACCTTTCGCACGCGGGAGATCCGGCGCTCAGCGTTCGTGAACGTGCCGTCCTTCTCGAGGAACGTCGAGCCCGGCAGCAGCACGTGTGCGTATTTGGCCGTCTCGTTCAGGAAGATGTCCTGCACGACGATGCATTCCATCGCCGACAGCGCGGCGGCCACGTGCTGCGTGTTCGGATCCGACTGGACGATGTCCTCGCCCTGGCAGTAGAGCCCTTTGAAGCTGCCATCGAGTGCCGCGTCGAACATGTTCGGGATGCGCAGGCCAGGTTCCGGCTGCAACGTCGCCGACCATGCTTGTTCGAACTGCGCGCGTACGGTTGCGTCGCCGATGTGCCGGTAGCCGGGCAGCTCGTGCGGGAATGAGCCCATGTCGCACGAGCCCTGCACGTTGTTCTGGCCGCGCAGCGGATTGACGCCGACGCCTTCGCGGCCGATGTTGCCGGTCGCCATCGCGAGGTTCGCGATGCCCATCACCGTCGTCGAGCCCTGTGCGTGTTCCGTCACGCCGAGGCCGTAGTAGATCGCGGCGTTGCCGCCCGTCGCGTAGAGGCGCGCCGCTTCCCGCACCTGTTCGGCCGGCACGCCCGTCACGTCGGCGGTCGCCTCCGGCGAGTTCTCTGCGCGCGACACGAATTCGCGCCATTGCTCGAACGCGCGCGTTTCGCAGCGCTCGGCGACGAACGCGTCGGCGACGAGCCCTTCGGTGACGATCACGTGCGCGAGCGCATTGACCATCGCGACGTTGGTGCCGGGACGCAATTGCAGGTGATGGGTGGCCTTCACGTGCGGGCCGTCGACGACGTCGATGCGGCGCGGATCGATCACGATCAGCTTCGCGCCTTCCCGGATGCGCCGCTTCAGGCGCGAGCCGAACACCGGGTGCCCGTCGGTCGGGTTCGCGCCCATCACGATGATCACGTCGGCCTGGCTGACCGACGCGAAGGTCTGCGTGCCGGCCGATTCGCCGAGTGTCGTCTTCAGTCCGTAGCCGGTCGGCGAATGGCACACGCGTGCGCAGGTGTCGACGTTGTTGTTGCCGAACGCGGCGCGTACGAGCTTTTGCACGAGGTAGGTTTCCTCGTTCGTGCAGCGCGACGACGTGATGCCGCCGATCGAATCGCGGCCGTACTTCTGCTGCAGCTTGCGGAACTGCGTCGCCGCATAGGTGAGCGCCTCTTCCCAGCTCACTTCGCGCCACGGATCGGTGATCTTCTCGCGAATCATCGGCTTCGTGATGCGGTCCTTGTGCGTCGCATAGCCCCACGCGAAGCGCCCCTTCACGCACGCGTGGCCTTCGTTCGCGAGGCCGTTCTTGTGCGGCGTCATCCGCACGACCTGCGTGCCCTTCATTTCGGCCTTG is a window of Burkholderia latens DNA encoding:
- a CDS encoding disulfide bond formation protein B: MNDSTLALRRERRLLMLLGWVCIALLAGALYLQYVKNEDPCPLCIIQRYFFAAIGIFAFLAAGMRNWRGIWVLELLIAIAAAGGVGTAARHLSIQMNPGFSCGFNTLQPIVDSLPPAQWFPGMFKVAGLCETVYPPILGILLPGWALIAFAVILVAVASSVWRHRRKLAG
- a CDS encoding amidase, with product MTTTFTPFPPLAQLAADLAAGRTTSRALVDVALDRIADPSGQGAIVFTEVDADNARAAADAHDRLRAAGTVLSPLAGIPVSVKDLFDVAGQVTRAGSRVLDGAPPAHADAVAVARLKRAGAVLVGRTNMSEFAFSGLGLNPHFGTPRSPYRRDVPGDARIAGGSSSGAAASVADGMAAVALGTDTGGSIRIPAALCGLTGFKPTASRIPTQGGVPLSTTLDSFGPIGLTVACCALVDRMLAGLEPHVPAARPLEGVRLGVLTNYVTDGVDADVAAALDASLKHLEAAGAIVTEVRFSALDRLPEINRFGFSPIEAYAWHRPLLAQHRDRYDPRVLSRILKGEPASAADYLDLLAARRAMLEEAAHTVWARFDALVAPTVPVVPPRIAELEADDATFTRTNALILRNPSAFNFLDACALSLPCHPRDAAPVGLMLAAAPHRDDALLAIGQAVEAVLNTIR
- a CDS encoding GntR family transcriptional regulator, translated to MNALTDALPDQPAASARSLAERAYALIQRDIITMRLKPGAALNEAELVARTGIGRTPVHQAVHRLVLEGLLSVMPRKGLMVQPLSLDDIVAVIDVRRINEAHCVELAARHATPDDLARLAALLDAGQACVGTHDVEGMMELDRAFHQAIAAAARNPVLAEILRGLHERSLRFWFVTLSEPHHLSDVQHEHRELFERLSARDAAGARAAVERHIDSFRATLVHRLRP
- a CDS encoding gamma-glutamyl-gamma-aminobutyrate hydrolase family protein (Members of this family of hydrolases with an active site Cys residue belong to MEROPS family C26.) is translated as MSETTPSPAGLTGSSSPSSDFPRSDPAKTPASAVAQAAAAHDVADDGASPVTAASEPGAAGTTGASATGATGEAGAATPKPGAAPPGFGAQPDFDTPRPPPASAQTAPPAYLKQSDTPWSVFGRIVAARARRLFDRAGQRITQRTLRIGVSARIFHPEPGAKGLRGKTLQYLEESIAHWVMSRDVLVFMIPTVGHQGMLHPSNIRLRDYAKHLDGLLLQGGADVSPQTYAASDARPEWPGDRVRDMYELELFHEFVESGKPVLGVCRGCQLINVAFGGSLYQDIATDVPTANAHVSEHYDQHRHAIRFPDSSTLASMFPGRSEAIVNSIHHQAIRDLGRDLNIEAVSAGDGIIEGIRYRRAPFVVGVQWHPEFHRAGGAELLDCTPLLDAFLRAARETRL
- a CDS encoding DUF2968 domain-containing protein gives rise to the protein MAACAYAGATWSADATAPVAGTRPAVTSLSGDASPEAAPTSAASATDAGAQGNVAELSQMLHDGRIVEMRTTYNGSYGASLMFDPREMTYYVALFQDKHLWRVIKSQEKTRAEMVYANFVQQTAQLADVEIRRTELQAQKTFLERVIALQANRAQQLQADLGVARSQQAEVAQRQKAAQEQTQALQVEKRAAQMQLRELQDQVRQLERQAETGLPQHK
- a CDS encoding MFS transporter translates to MSTATQAVAQESKVRTVFRVVSGNFLEMYDFMVYGYYASAIAKTYFPSGNAFASLMLSLSVFGAGFLMRPVGAIVLGAYIDHHGRRKGLILTLGLMALGTLAVAAIPGYATIGVLAPVLVLLGRLLQGFSAGVELGGVSVYLSEIATKGNKGFYTSWQSGSQQVAVVFAAFVGVLLNRMLPADEMTAWGWRIPFLIGCLIVPFLFLIRRSLKETDEFLAKRHRPTMGEIMRSMLANWGVVIAGMGMVIMTTVSFYMITAYTPTFGKEVLHLSSLDALIVTVCVGLSNLVWLPLSGALSDRVGRRPVLIAFTVLTLLSAYPAVLWLVAQPSFVRLLAVELWLSFLYGSYNGAMVVALTEVMPADVRTAGFSLAYSLATTIGGFTPAISTLLIHQTGNKAAPGLWLSVAAICGLIATLVLYRTPGARNQYKSA